A genomic region of Oceaniferula marina contains the following coding sequences:
- a CDS encoding saccharopine dehydrogenase family protein, which produces MKSTLIIGAGGVGRVVTHKCAQLPETFGKITLASRTKSKCDCIAAEIDYPIDTVAIDADDVAATVALLNQIKPDILINVALPYQDLTLMEACLEAGVDYLDTANYEPKDDPRFSYEYQWPYHHRFVDAGLTALLGSGFDPGVTNVFCAYAQKHFFDEIHTVDIIDANAGDHGLPFATNFNPEINIREITAKGRYWQEGEWKETEPLEIHQAFDFPHPEVGTKDIYLLYHEEMESLCKNLNGVTRLRFWMTFSKNYINHLTVLQNVGMTSIEPVDFQGQQIAPLEFLKSVLPDPASLGPLTKGKTCIGCVIDGVKDGKRLQKYIYNVCDHQEAYAETQSQAISYTTGVPAMIGAKMILDGHWKKPGVNNMEQNDPDPFMEALNQYGLPWEVVDGAPFLEQLQKHNP; this is translated from the coding sequence ATGAAATCCACACTCATTATCGGAGCCGGCGGCGTAGGTCGAGTTGTCACCCATAAGTGCGCACAACTCCCCGAAACCTTTGGAAAAATCACACTCGCATCACGCACAAAATCTAAATGCGATTGTATCGCAGCCGAGATTGACTACCCGATTGACACCGTCGCCATCGACGCCGATGACGTAGCGGCCACCGTAGCACTCCTCAACCAAATCAAACCCGACATCCTGATCAATGTAGCCCTTCCCTATCAAGACCTCACACTCATGGAAGCGTGTCTTGAAGCCGGTGTCGACTACCTCGACACTGCCAATTATGAGCCGAAGGACGACCCTCGTTTTTCTTACGAATACCAATGGCCATATCACCACCGATTTGTTGATGCCGGGCTAACAGCCTTACTTGGGTCAGGCTTTGACCCTGGAGTCACCAATGTTTTCTGTGCGTATGCCCAGAAACACTTCTTCGATGAAATCCACACCGTCGATATCATCGATGCCAACGCCGGGGATCACGGACTCCCATTTGCCACGAACTTCAATCCAGAAATTAACATTCGCGAAATCACAGCCAAAGGACGCTACTGGCAAGAAGGAGAATGGAAGGAAACAGAACCATTGGAGATCCACCAAGCATTCGATTTCCCCCACCCCGAGGTTGGAACCAAAGATATCTACCTCCTCTACCATGAGGAAATGGAGTCACTCTGCAAAAACCTCAACGGCGTAACCCGACTCCGATTCTGGATGACGTTTTCCAAGAATTACATCAACCACCTCACCGTATTGCAAAACGTGGGGATGACGTCGATTGAACCGGTCGATTTCCAAGGCCAACAAATCGCCCCTCTTGAGTTTCTCAAGTCCGTTCTTCCTGACCCTGCCTCGCTCGGGCCACTGACCAAAGGGAAAACATGCATCGGTTGTGTGATTGACGGTGTCAAAGATGGTAAGCGTCTGCAAAAGTACATCTACAACGTATGTGATCACCAAGAAGCATATGCGGAAACTCAGTCCCAAGCGATTTCCTACACCACGGGCGTTCCTGCCATGATTGGGGCTAAAATGATTCTCGATGGTCATTGGAAAAAGCCCGGCGTAAACAATATGGAGCAAAACGACCCCGATCCATTTATGGAGGCTCTGAACCAATATGGTCTTCCTTGGGAGGTAGTTGATGGCGCACCCTTTTTAGAGCAGCTTCAAAAACACAACCCCTAG
- the speA gene encoding biosynthetic arginine decarboxylase — protein sequence MNKPSNQVSWDTQQSNELYGVDNWANDFFSISENGHLHVHLHDEDQKTAVSLPDIVDGIRERGLDTPLLLRFHDLLADRIRNLNIAFNSAITQSGYQGCYRGVYPIKVNQQQQVIEEITQFGELYHYGLEAGSKPELLAALAYMHDPDAYIICNGYKDQEFIDLALQSTKMGLQIILVIEMPSELNLILERSVALGVRPMLGVRAKLSTCNNSHWSHSSGENSVFGLTTNQILNTVDTLRDHGMLNTLRLLHYHQGSQVPDIQSIRESATEASRIYTDLIHEGATMGLLDIGGGLGIDYDGSRSDSHSSRNYGIQEYAADIVEVVKTVCDEAQFNHPTIISESGRAVAAYYSVLIFNILDVNSPSADSIPNRIPEKPHPHTMKLSEVEGYLEEANLQECYNDAIYYREEILSLFRHGNVSLRERAYCNSLFTRIMTRIHEIADTMEQAPEALAEGNPFRDVYYGNFSLFQSLPDSWAINQLFPVMPIHRLNEEPTARATLADITCDCDGRIDQFIIKGEHQDHLPLHPLNDHENYFLGVFLVGAYQETLGDLHNLLGDTNVVSVGVKNGKVQYRRELAGDTIADVLSYVEYDTKNLVERFRSLAERSVEEGKITPSQRRQIMDSYRESIAGYTYYESPNT from the coding sequence ATGAACAAGCCATCAAACCAAGTTTCATGGGATACCCAGCAGTCAAACGAGCTGTATGGGGTCGACAACTGGGCCAATGATTTTTTTAGTATCTCTGAAAATGGCCATTTGCATGTCCACCTTCACGATGAAGATCAAAAGACAGCTGTCAGTCTGCCTGATATTGTCGATGGTATCCGAGAACGTGGTCTTGACACCCCGTTATTACTCCGTTTTCACGACCTACTTGCCGACCGGATTCGCAACCTCAACATAGCGTTCAATTCGGCGATCACTCAATCAGGCTACCAAGGGTGTTACCGGGGTGTTTACCCGATCAAGGTCAATCAACAGCAGCAGGTCATCGAAGAAATCACCCAATTTGGCGAGCTGTATCACTACGGGTTAGAAGCCGGCAGCAAGCCTGAACTTCTTGCAGCTTTGGCTTATATGCATGATCCTGATGCCTACATCATCTGCAACGGCTACAAAGATCAGGAGTTTATTGACCTTGCCCTGCAAAGTACCAAGATGGGACTACAAATCATCTTGGTGATTGAAATGCCCAGCGAGCTCAACCTCATTCTAGAGCGCTCGGTAGCACTCGGAGTTCGGCCCATGTTGGGAGTTCGAGCCAAACTTTCGACATGCAACAATAGTCATTGGTCACATTCCAGTGGGGAGAACAGCGTTTTTGGACTCACCACCAATCAGATTTTGAATACGGTGGACACACTGCGGGATCACGGCATGCTGAATACACTCCGCCTCCTCCACTATCATCAGGGATCCCAAGTTCCCGATATTCAATCAATCCGCGAATCCGCCACGGAAGCATCACGCATCTACACCGACCTCATTCATGAGGGGGCTACCATGGGCTTGCTTGATATCGGCGGTGGTTTAGGGATCGATTACGACGGGTCACGGAGTGATAGCCACAGTAGCCGAAACTATGGGATTCAAGAGTATGCCGCTGATATCGTAGAGGTGGTTAAAACCGTGTGTGACGAAGCCCAGTTCAATCACCCCACAATCATCAGTGAGTCAGGTCGGGCTGTTGCCGCTTACTACTCGGTCCTGATTTTTAACATCCTGGATGTCAATAGTCCATCTGCCGATTCGATCCCGAATAGAATACCAGAAAAGCCGCACCCCCATACGATGAAGCTCAGCGAGGTCGAAGGCTATCTAGAGGAAGCTAATCTTCAGGAGTGTTATAATGACGCTATCTACTACCGAGAGGAAATCCTTTCTCTCTTCAGGCACGGAAACGTTTCTCTCCGTGAACGCGCTTATTGCAACTCTCTCTTCACGCGAATCATGACTCGCATTCACGAGATCGCAGACACCATGGAACAAGCACCTGAAGCCCTCGCAGAGGGCAATCCATTCCGTGATGTCTACTACGGCAATTTCAGCCTGTTTCAATCGCTCCCTGACTCGTGGGCTATTAACCAGCTTTTCCCGGTGATGCCGATTCATCGCTTGAACGAAGAACCTACCGCCAGGGCCACTCTAGCGGATATCACCTGCGACTGCGATGGCCGGATCGACCAATTCATTATCAAGGGTGAGCATCAGGATCATCTTCCATTGCACCCACTCAACGATCATGAAAATTACTTTCTTGGCGTCTTTCTTGTTGGCGCTTATCAAGAAACCCTGGGGGACCTGCATAACCTGCTCGGCGACACCAACGTTGTCAGTGTCGGGGTTAAAAATGGCAAGGTGCAATACCGCCGCGAACTTGCCGGTGACACCATTGCCGATGTTCTGTCCTATGTAGAATACGACACAAAAAACCTTGTTGAACGCTTCCGAAGCCTTGCGGAGCGCTCGGTCGAAGAAGGGAAAATCACCCCCAGTCAGCGCCGTCAAATCATGGACTCTTACCGAGAAAGTATTGCGGGCTATACCTATTACGAATCACCCAACACTTAA
- a CDS encoding RimK family alpha-L-glutamate ligase, which translates to MRLTILSRAPQCYSTRRLVEAAKNKGHKVLIQDPLRFAMDMEEGEPDLYYRGKAIRVPDAILPRIGASITRYGTTVVRQFEQMDVYTPNTANGIGNSRDKLRSMQILSRHDIGIPRTAYVSHKSDVAGAIERVGGTPVIIKLIEGTQGVGVILADKPEIAKAIIETLHSANQNVLIQKFVAESKGKDVRAFVINDRVVGAIRRTAQGQEFRSNVHRGGMATAIDLDPAYAKAAVRAAQIMGLKVCGVDMLEGVNGPQIMEINSSPGLEGIEAATGLDIAGEVIDFICDQANMPEIDLRQRLTVSRGYGVTDIIIHDGSIFVGQTIKQTGLRDQDVVVLTLKRGDSVISNPKSSRKLEADDTLLCYGKIEIMKSMIPNRPKRRRKLKPLPSTPVTEGTTHDEHLDS; encoded by the coding sequence ATGCGATTAACGATACTTTCGAGAGCTCCCCAATGCTACTCCACTCGCCGGCTTGTCGAGGCGGCTAAGAACAAGGGGCATAAAGTGCTCATTCAAGACCCTCTGCGTTTTGCGATGGATATGGAGGAAGGTGAGCCCGATCTCTATTATAGAGGAAAAGCGATTCGTGTCCCGGATGCCATTTTGCCTCGGATTGGAGCGTCCATTACCCGTTATGGAACAACGGTGGTGCGCCAGTTCGAGCAAATGGATGTCTATACCCCCAATACCGCGAATGGCATCGGCAACTCACGTGATAAATTAAGAAGTATGCAGATATTGTCGCGCCACGATATTGGTATACCGCGTACGGCTTACGTTAGCCATAAGAGCGACGTCGCGGGGGCGATCGAACGTGTGGGAGGCACCCCCGTGATCATTAAATTAATCGAGGGAACTCAAGGGGTGGGTGTCATTTTGGCGGATAAACCGGAAATTGCGAAAGCGATTATTGAAACACTCCATAGTGCCAATCAAAATGTGCTGATTCAGAAATTTGTCGCCGAAAGTAAGGGCAAAGATGTTCGGGCATTTGTGATTAATGATCGTGTGGTCGGGGCTATTCGCCGGACAGCTCAGGGGCAGGAATTCCGCAGTAATGTCCATCGTGGAGGCATGGCTACAGCTATTGATCTTGATCCAGCCTATGCCAAGGCCGCGGTTCGAGCAGCCCAAATCATGGGTTTGAAGGTCTGTGGCGTTGATATGCTGGAAGGTGTCAACGGTCCGCAAATTATGGAGATTAATTCATCACCAGGTCTGGAAGGGATTGAAGCCGCTACAGGCCTGGATATCGCAGGTGAAGTGATCGACTTTATTTGCGATCAGGCCAACATGCCGGAAATTGACTTAAGGCAACGGCTTACAGTGAGTCGAGGCTACGGGGTGACTGACATCATTATTCACGATGGCAGTATTTTTGTCGGGCAGACGATTAAGCAAACTGGTCTCAGAGATCAAGATGTTGTGGTATTAACTCTTAAACGTGGTGATTCTGTGATTTCCAATCCCAAATCATCACGAAAACTTGAAGCTGACGATACGCTGCTTTGCTATGGCAAAATTGAAATTATGAAATCCATGATTCCAAACAGGCCTAAGCGTCGCCGCAAACTCAAGCCTCTCCCTTCAACTCCTGTCACCGAAGGGACTACACATGACGAACATTTAGACTCATGA
- a CDS encoding succinylglutamate desuccinylase/aspartoacylase family protein, producing the protein MGVHLPLMVWRGLEDGPVLGITAAVHGDEINGTGAIRKLIQEPPFELKRGALILVPVVNITGFERHSRYTPDRRDLNRTFPGNEKGSLTARLAHLIMEEVVGRCDYIIDLHTAAVRRTNFPNVRADMDDPDCARLAESFGAEVIVNSSGPAGSLRREACRARCPTIILEAGEALKVEPSVQDMTQRGLTHIMAELDMIDVADDLRPDTAPHQMIVQGSSWVRAGSGGFLKFHVAPGDTVQKDQPLATSTGLLGKEHETIVCPHHGIVLGMTTMPAVSPGDPILHIALPDTRKQFHSLEKSVDRIEEDTLENQVRDHLATSITVVEHTLVDEDDEVELKESDEI; encoded by the coding sequence GTGGGGGTTCACCTTCCTTTAATGGTTTGGCGTGGGCTCGAAGATGGCCCCGTCTTAGGAATCACGGCAGCCGTACATGGAGACGAAATTAACGGCACAGGCGCGATCAGAAAACTTATTCAAGAGCCTCCCTTTGAGTTGAAGCGGGGAGCATTGATTCTCGTGCCGGTGGTCAATATCACAGGTTTCGAGCGTCACAGCCGTTATACCCCAGATCGTCGTGATTTAAACCGGACTTTCCCTGGCAATGAAAAGGGTAGTTTGACCGCGCGACTGGCTCATTTGATTATGGAGGAAGTGGTTGGCCGGTGCGATTATATCATCGATTTACACACTGCTGCTGTCCGCAGAACAAACTTCCCTAATGTCCGCGCAGATATGGATGATCCGGATTGTGCACGGCTGGCTGAGTCCTTTGGAGCTGAAGTTATTGTGAACAGCTCTGGACCTGCTGGGTCATTGCGCCGTGAAGCATGCAGGGCCAGATGTCCAACGATTATTCTTGAAGCAGGGGAGGCTTTAAAGGTTGAGCCATCTGTGCAGGACATGACTCAACGAGGTCTTACACACATCATGGCTGAGCTAGATATGATTGATGTTGCAGATGACCTTCGGCCCGATACAGCTCCTCATCAGATGATCGTGCAAGGTTCAAGCTGGGTTAGGGCTGGAAGCGGTGGATTTTTAAAGTTTCACGTAGCTCCGGGAGATACGGTTCAAAAAGACCAACCGCTCGCAACCAGCACAGGTTTGCTTGGGAAGGAGCATGAGACCATTGTCTGCCCGCATCACGGTATCGTGCTTGGCATGACGACGATGCCAGCTGTCTCACCTGGTGATCCTATTCTTCACATTGCTTTGCCTGATACCCGGAAGCAGTTCCACTCACTCGAAAAAAGTGTTGATCGAATTGAAGAAGACACCCTCGAAAATCAAGTCAGGGATCATCTTGCCACGAGCATTACGGTGGTTGAGCACACCTTGGTGGATGAAGATGATGAAGTGGAACTCAAAGAAAGCGACGAGATATGA
- a CDS encoding RimK/LysX family protein, with protein sequence MKQLTTIGWREWASLPEWGVEVRAKADTGARSSAIDCSKIEELPGNRVRFTIRLSRKTNRDLTLEAPIAMRKHVRSSTGHGHDRLFVETILRIGGREKSILVSLTCRQRMIHRMLLGREALSGDFLVDSGVDHWATPRKKKRQ encoded by the coding sequence ATGAAGCAGCTCACAACAATAGGCTGGAGAGAATGGGCGAGTCTGCCCGAATGGGGGGTAGAGGTGCGTGCTAAGGCCGATACTGGAGCGCGTAGTAGTGCGATCGACTGTTCCAAGATTGAGGAGCTTCCTGGCAATCGGGTTCGTTTCACAATAAGACTCTCACGCAAAACGAATCGAGATCTTACACTTGAAGCACCCATAGCAATGCGTAAGCACGTTCGTAGTAGTACAGGCCACGGTCATGACCGATTATTTGTAGAGACGATCCTAAGGATAGGAGGTAGAGAAAAAAGCATTCTAGTTAGTCTGACTTGTCGCCAGCGAATGATTCACCGTATGCTACTCGGTCGTGAAGCCCTTTCAGGCGATTTTCTAGTCGATAGTGGTGTCGATCACTGGGCGACCCCTCGAAAGAAAAAGAGGCAATAG
- a CDS encoding thioredoxin family protein: MKYCSVFTLLLLVLISACATAPQYDGPGAFDKTADAKAQVSRSLSSAKKSGKHVLLIYGANWCSDSTRTVALLQSDPEISRILRDSYLVTRIDVGPSDSGRNADLVARYHATINKGIPVFVVLDGSGRLLNDTRQTRLRDSDHKRPERIADFLKQHAPTFETLSP, from the coding sequence ATGAAATACTGTTCTGTTTTTACGTTACTGTTGTTGGTTCTGATCTCCGCTTGTGCAACAGCTCCTCAATACGACGGCCCTGGAGCCTTTGACAAAACCGCTGATGCCAAAGCTCAGGTCTCCCGTTCTCTTTCCTCTGCTAAGAAAAGTGGCAAGCACGTTTTGCTCATCTATGGAGCCAATTGGTGTTCGGACAGCACGCGGACGGTGGCTCTGTTGCAGTCTGATCCAGAGATATCCCGTATCCTACGGGATTCGTATTTAGTGACTCGCATCGATGTCGGACCAAGTGATAGTGGCCGCAATGCCGATTTGGTAGCCAGATATCACGCGACTATCAACAAAGGCATTCCTGTTTTCGTAGTCCTCGATGGCTCCGGTCGCCTCCTGAATGATACACGTCAGACACGTCTCCGTGATTCAGATCACAAGCGCCCGGAGCGCATAGCCGACTTTCTAAAGCAGCATGCTCCTACCTTTGAAACTCTGTCTCCTTAA